One segment of Rhodopirellula baltica SH 1 DNA contains the following:
- a CDS encoding Glu/Leu/Phe/Val family dehydrogenase, whose product MKAFEATRIFFDQAADRLEIDPDLREALLMPQREVQVQVTIRLDDGRLANYIGFRVQHDHSRGPMKGGLRFHPEVDLDETRALASLMTWKTAVVDLPYGGAKGGIGIDPSKMSSAEIERLTRAFVDQIHDIVGPDTDIPAPDMGTDHQVMAWFRNQWEKYHGFHPAVITGKPVEEYGAKGREEATGRGVGTLTVKLTKRLGMDASKTRVAIQGFGNVGSHAAKFLHDAQFPIVAVSDITGTYYNADGLNIPELLRHKFAHPKGLLEGFERAEHLPLDALLKLDHVEVLIPAALGGVITQKNAQDINAKVIVEAANGPVDPDADAALHDRGVTILPDILANAGGVTVSYFEWVQNRQHYRWPLDRVRQELDHTMNEAFEKVWQMAAQHEVSLRTAAYMIGISRVRRATELAGLA is encoded by the coding sequence ATGAAAGCTTTCGAAGCCACGCGGATTTTCTTTGACCAAGCCGCGGATCGTTTAGAGATTGATCCGGATCTTCGAGAAGCTTTGTTGATGCCCCAGCGTGAGGTGCAGGTCCAAGTGACCATCCGTCTCGATGACGGGCGTCTCGCGAATTACATCGGATTTCGTGTTCAGCACGATCACAGTCGCGGCCCCATGAAGGGCGGATTGCGATTCCACCCCGAAGTCGACCTGGATGAAACTCGCGCATTGGCGAGTTTGATGACTTGGAAAACCGCCGTGGTCGATTTGCCATATGGCGGAGCAAAAGGCGGCATTGGAATTGATCCCAGCAAGATGTCGTCGGCCGAGATCGAACGACTGACTCGGGCGTTTGTCGATCAGATTCATGACATCGTGGGGCCTGATACGGACATTCCCGCACCTGACATGGGTACGGATCACCAAGTGATGGCCTGGTTCCGGAACCAATGGGAAAAGTACCACGGTTTTCATCCGGCCGTCATCACGGGAAAGCCCGTCGAAGAATATGGTGCCAAGGGCCGTGAAGAAGCGACCGGTCGCGGGGTCGGGACTTTGACAGTGAAGTTGACCAAGCGTTTGGGAATGGATGCATCAAAGACTCGCGTTGCCATTCAAGGTTTTGGGAATGTGGGTTCACATGCCGCCAAGTTCTTGCATGACGCCCAGTTTCCGATCGTCGCGGTTTCGGACATCACCGGGACCTATTACAACGCCGACGGATTGAACATCCCCGAGTTGCTGCGTCACAAGTTTGCGCACCCAAAGGGATTGCTGGAAGGATTCGAGCGAGCCGAGCATTTGCCGCTTGATGCGTTGTTGAAACTCGATCATGTCGAGGTGTTGATTCCCGCCGCGTTGGGTGGTGTCATCACGCAAAAGAATGCTCAAGACATCAACGCGAAAGTCATTGTTGAGGCAGCGAACGGTCCGGTCGATCCAGATGCCGACGCGGCACTTCACGATCGTGGGGTCACGATTCTGCCGGACATTCTCGCCAACGCGGGCGGCGTGACGGTCAGCTATTTCGAATGGGTGCAAAACCGGCAGCACTACCGATGGCCGCTGGATCGTGTGCGTCAAGAACTCGATCACACGATGAATGAAGCGTTCGAAAAGGTTTGGCAGATGGCGGCTCAGCACGAAGTGTCACTTCGAACCGCCGCCTACATGATCGGAATCTCAAGAGTTCGTCGTGCAACGGAACTCGCCGGCTTGGCTTGA
- the cysK gene encoding cysteine synthase A: protein MGGYSLMSRGKTFDNIARAIGDTPMVQINRLVPSGDATVFAKCEFFQPLNSVKDRIGVAMIEAGERDGSINPDTHIIEPTSGNTGIALAFVCAAKGYKLTLTMPESMSVERRALLRAMGANLVLTPAGDGMKGAITTAQELVDQTDNSFMPQQFENPSNPAIHEATTGPEIWADTDGKIDAIVAGVGTGGTITGVARYLKKQNPDFKAFAVEPKHSPVISGGSPGKHRIQGIGAGFIPGNLDTSIIDDVVQVDDEDAFEWGRQLAKQEGIVAGISSGANMWAAAQIAARPEMKGKRIVTVMCSLGERYLSTPLFGDLGL, encoded by the coding sequence ATGGGAGGTTACAGCCTGATGTCTCGAGGAAAAACTTTCGACAACATTGCCCGCGCGATCGGTGACACGCCGATGGTGCAGATCAATCGCTTGGTGCCTTCGGGTGATGCGACTGTCTTCGCCAAGTGCGAGTTCTTTCAGCCGCTCAATAGCGTGAAAGACCGTATCGGCGTTGCGATGATCGAAGCTGGGGAACGCGATGGAAGCATCAACCCCGATACGCACATCATCGAACCCACCAGTGGCAACACCGGAATTGCTCTCGCGTTTGTTTGTGCCGCGAAAGGCTACAAGCTGACGCTCACGATGCCTGAATCGATGTCGGTCGAACGCCGTGCGTTGCTTCGAGCGATGGGGGCCAACTTGGTGTTGACGCCTGCTGGTGACGGGATGAAGGGGGCAATCACAACGGCTCAAGAGTTGGTCGACCAAACCGACAACTCGTTCATGCCGCAGCAATTTGAGAACCCATCTAACCCTGCGATCCACGAAGCGACCACCGGCCCTGAAATTTGGGCCGACACGGACGGGAAGATCGACGCGATCGTGGCGGGCGTTGGAACGGGCGGAACGATCACTGGTGTGGCTCGCTACTTGAAGAAACAAAACCCAGACTTCAAAGCATTCGCGGTCGAACCAAAGCATTCGCCCGTGATCAGTGGCGGATCACCTGGCAAACACCGCATTCAAGGAATTGGCGCAGGCTTCATTCCCGGAAATTTGGACACGTCGATCATTGATGACGTCGTTCAGGTCGATGACGAAGATGCGTTCGAGTGGGGGCGTCAGCTTGCCAAGCAAGAAGGCATCGTCGCGGGGATCAGCAGCGGTGCAAACATGTGGGCGGCTGCTCAGATTGCTGCGCGACCCGAGATGAAGGGCAAGCGTATTGTCACCGTGATGTGCAGCTTAGGTGAACGTTATCTCAGCACGCCGCTGTTTGGTGACCTAGGTTTGTAA